A window of Ictidomys tridecemlineatus isolate mIctTri1 chromosome 15, mIctTri1.hap1, whole genome shotgun sequence contains these coding sequences:
- the Rps19 gene encoding small ribosomal subunit protein eS19 yields MPGVTVKDVNQQEFVRALAAFLKKSGKLKVPEWVDTVKLAKHKELAPYDENWFYTRAASTARHLYLRGGAGVGSMTKIYGGRQRNGVMPSHFSRGSKSVARRVLQALEGLKMVEKDQDGGRKLTPQGQRDLDRIAGQVAAANKKH; encoded by the exons ATGCCCGGAGTTACTGTAAAAGACGTAAACCAGCAGGAGTTCGTCAGAGCTCTGGCAGCCTTCCTTAAAAA GTCTGGCAAGCTGAAAGTCCCCGAATGGGTGGACACAGTCAAGCTGGCCAAGCATAAAGAGCTTGCTCCCTACGATGAGAACTGGTTCTACACACGAGCTG CTTCTACAGCACGGCATCTGTACCTCcggggtggtgctggggttggCTCCATGACCAAGATCTATGGGGGACGTCAAAGAAATGGTGTCATGCCCAGCCACTTCAGCAGAGGCTCCAAGAGTGTGGCCCGCCGTGTCCTCCAAGCCCTGGAGGGACTGAAAATGGTAGAAAAGGACCAAGATGG ggGCCGCAAGCTGACACCTCAGGGACAGAGAGATCTGGACAGAATCGCTGGACAG GTGGCAGCTGCCAACAAGAAGCATTAG
- the Cd79a gene encoding B-cell antigen receptor complex-associated protein alpha chain, giving the protein MLGSSGVLPALPATICGLFLLSAACLGPGCQALWVHGGPPSVTVSLGDEARLQCKNNATRPNVTWWLIIQGNHSYPPQFLGSGQGSKGEWTIPKVNKSHGGVYQCRVEDNGQSMTSCGTYLRIREPPPRPFLDMGEGTKNRIITAEGIILLFCAVVPGTLLLFRKRWQNERFGVDTQDDYEDENLYEGLNIDDCSMYEDISRGLQGTYQDVGSLHIGDVQLEKP; this is encoded by the exons ATGCTTGGGAGTTCAGGAGTCCTTCCAGCTCTGCCTGCCACCATCTGCGGCCTCTTCTTGCTGTCCGCAGCCTGCCTGG GCCCTGGATGCCAGGCCCTGTGGGTGCATGGGGGCCCACCATCTGTGACAGTGAGCTTGGGGGACGAGGCCCGACTCCAGTGCAAGAACAATGCCACCAGGCCCAATGTCACCTGGTGGCTCATCATCCAGGGCAACCACTCCTATCCACCCCAGTTCCTGGGCTCCGGCCAGGGCTCCAAGGGCGAGTGGACCATTCCAAAAGTGAACAAGAGCCACGGGGGTGTGTACCAGTGCCGAGTGGAAGATAATGGACAATCAATGACTTCCTGCGGTACCTACCTGCGTATTCGAG AGCCACCCCCCAGACCCTTCCTGGACATGGGAGAGGGCACCAAGAACCGCATCATCACAGCCGAGGGCATCATCCTGCTGTTCTGTGCTGTGGTGCCGGGGACACTGCTGTTGTTCAGG AAGCGCTGGCAGAATGAAAGGTTTGGGGTGGATACCCAGGATGACTACGAAGATGAAAATCTTTATGAA GGCCTGAACATTGATGACTGCTCCATGTATGAGGACATCTCCAGGGGCCTCCAGGGTACCTACCAGGACGTGGGCAGCCTCCACATCGGAGATGTCCAACTGGAGAAGCCGTGA
- the Arhgef1 gene encoding rho guanine nucleotide exchange factor 1 isoform X1: MEDVARGVAPGPPRPGLVPVSIIGAEDEDFENELEASSEEQNSQFQSLEQVKRRPAHLMAFLQHVALQFEPGPLLCCLHADMLGSLGPKETKKAFLDFCHSFLDKTAVLRVPAPSSVTFELDRTRPDLLSEDVQRRFMQEVVQNQQATVSRQLEDFRSKRLMGMTPWEQELAQLEAWVGRDRASYEARERHVAERLLTHLEEMQHTISNDEEKSAAVVTAISLYMRHLGVRTKSGDKKSGRNFFRKKMMGNKRSDEPPKTKKGLSSILDAARWNRGEPQAPDFRHLKSEVDAEKLGPTDRKGALGMPSRDRNVGTSGQDTPGVPLQPLSGDSPDREPGVDSPLDLGDPPPQGTVNLEPPAPPESTEEGAETERLSGRLGRSESLRVSDRRRPSRGSLGAKGRGGGRSRSDVDMDPSSATAVLGPARRATPEPGDEGEPGRSGLELEPEEPPGWRELVPPDILLNLPKSQVKRQEVISELLVTEAAHVRMLRVLHDLFYQPMADGGFFPLEELQNIFPSLDELIEVHSLFLDRLMKRRQESGYLIEEIGDVLLARFDGAEGSWFQKISSRFCSRQSFALEQLKAKQRKEPRFCTFVQDAESRPRCRRLQLKDMIPTEMQRLTKYPLLLQSIEQNTEEPTEREKVELAAECCREILHHVNQAVRDMEDLLRLKDYQRRLDLSHLRQSSDPMLSEFKNLDITKKKLVHEGPLTWRVTKDKAVEVHVLLLDDLLLLLQRQDERLLLKSHSRTLTPTPDGKTMLRPVLRLTSAMTREVATDHKAFYVIFTWDQEAQIYELVAQTVSERKNWCALITETAGSLKVPAPASRPKPRPSPSSTREPLLSSSENGNCSREMPPADARTEKILSDLLPFCRPGPEGQLAATALQKVLSLKQLLFPVEEDNNGAGPPRNGDEVPGGSPLGPAQTQEIQENLLSLEEAIKQLEELEEELCRLRPLLSQLGGNAVPQPGCT; the protein is encoded by the exons ATGGAAGACGTCGCCCGAGGGGTG GCTCCAGGGCCCCCGCGGCCTGGCCTGGTGCCCGTCAGCATCATCGGGGCTGAGGATGAGGATTTCGAGAATGAGCTGGAGGCT AGCTCAGAGGAGCAAAACAGCCAGTTCCAGAGCCTGGAGCAGGTGAAGAGGCGCCCGGCCCACCTCATGGCTTTCCTGCAGCATGTGGCCCTGCAGTTTGAGCCAGGACCTCTG CTCTGCTGCCTGCATGCCGACATGCTGGGCTCCCTGGGCCCCAAGGAGACCAAGAAGGCCTTCCTCGACTTCTGCCACAGCTTCTTGGATAAGACCGCG GTCCTACGGGTGCCAGCCCCTTCCAGCGTCACCTTTGAACTTG ACCGCACACGGCCTGACCTCCTCTCTGAGGATGTCCAGCGGCGGTTCATGCAGGAGGTGGTGCAGAACCAGCAGGCAACCGTGAGCAGGCAGCTGGAGGACTTCCGCTCCAAGCGGCTCATGGGCATGACGCCCTGGGAGCAGGAGCTAGCCCAGCTGGAGGCCTGGGTTGGGCGCGACCGAGCCAGCTACGAGGCCCGTGAGCGGCATGTGGCCGAGCGACTGCTGACCCACCTGGAGGAGATGCA GCACACCATCTCTAACGACGAAGAGAAGAG TGCTGCTGTGGTGACTGCCATCAGCCTGTACATGCGCCACCTTGGGGTGCGGACCAAGAGCGGGGACAAGAAGTCAGGGAGGAACTTCTTCCGGAAAAAG ATGATGGGGAACAAGCGGTCAGATGAGCCTCCTAAGACCAAGAAAGGACTGAGCAGTATCCTGGATGCTGCTCGCTGGAACCGGGGAGAGCCCCAGG CTCCAGATTTTCGACACCTCAAAAGCGAGGTTGATG CTGAAAAGCTAGGTCCTACAGACCGGAAGGGAGCCCTGGGAATGCCTTCTCGGGACCGGAATGTTGGGACTTCTGGACAGGACACCCCTGGAGTCCCTCTGCAACCTTTGTCCGGAGACAGCCCAGACCGGGAACCAG GCGTGGATTCCCCCCTGGACCTGGGGGACCCACCCCCACAGGGCACAGTGAATTTGGAGCCCCCGGCGCCCCCAGAGAGCACAGAGGAGGGTGCTGAGACCGAGAG GCTGTCAGGGCGTCTGGGGCGCTCAGAGAGCCTGCGGGTGAGCGACCGCCGCCGGCCTTCCCGGGGCAGCCTCGGGGCTAAGGGCCGGGGTGGGGGCCGCTCCCGGAGCGACGTGGACATGGACCCCAGCTCCGCCACGGCCGTACTTGGCCCTGCCCGACGAGCCAC CCCTGAGCCTGGAGATGAAGGGGAGCCAGGGCGGTCAGGACTAGAGCTGGAACCAGAAGAGCCTCCCGGCTGGCGGGAGCTTGTCCCCCCGGACATCCTCCTCAACCTGCCCAAAAGCCAGGTGAAGCGGCAGGAGGTCATCAGCG AGCTCCTGGTGACAGAGGCAGCCCACGTGCGCATGCTGCGGGTGTTGCATGACCTCTTCTACCAGCCCATGGCCGATGGGGGCTTCTTCCCGCTGGAGGAACTGCAGAACATCTTCCCCAGCCTGGATGAGCTCATCGAGGTGCACT CCCTGTTCCTCGATCGCCTCATGAAACGGAGACAGGAAAGTGGCTACCTCATTGAAGAGATTGGAGACGTGCTGTTGGCCAGG TTTGATGGTGCCGAGGGCTCCTGGTTCCAGAAAATCTCCTCCCGCTTCTGCAGCCGCCAGTCATTTGCTTTAGAGCAGCTCAAGGCCAAACAGCGCAAGGAGCCCCGATTCTGTACCTTCGTGCAG GATGCTGAGAGCCGCCCACGGTGCCGCCGCCTGCAACTGAAGGACATGATCCCCACCGAGATGCAGCGGCTGACCAAGTACCCGCTGCTCCTGCAGAGCATCGAGCAGAACACAG AAGAGCCTACGGAACGGGAGAAAGTGGAGCTGGCAGCCGAGTGCTGCCGGGAGATTCTGCACCATGTCAACCAAGCCGTGCGTGACATGGAGGACTTGCTG AGGCTCAAAGATTACCAGCGCCGCCTGGACTTGTCCCACCTGCGGCAGAGCAGCGACCCCATGCTGAGCGAGTTCAAG AACCTGGACATCACCAAGAAGAAGCTGGTGCACGAGGGTCCATTGACGTGGCGGGTGACCAAGGACAAAGCTGTGG AGGTCCACGTGCTGCTGCTGGACGACCTACTACTACTGCTCCAGCGCCAGGATGAGAGGCTGCTGCTCAAGTCGCACAGCCGGACGCTCACGCCCACGCCTGATGGCAAGACCATGCTGCGGCCTGTGCTGCGGCTCACCTCCGCCATGACCCGCGAGGTGGCCACCG ATCACAAAGCCTTCTACGTCATTTTTACCTGGGACCAAGAGGCCCAAATATATGAGCTGGTGGCACAGACTGTGTCAGAGCGGAAGAA CTGGTGTGCCCTCATTACTGAGACTGCTGGATCCCTGAAGGTCCCCGCCCCTGCCTCCCGCCCTAAACCCCGACCCAGCCCAAGCAG CACCCGGGAACCCCTGCTCAGCAGCTCTGAGAATGGCAACTGCAGCCGAGAGATGCCTCCAGCTGACG CCCGGACTGAGAAAATCCTCAGTGACCTCCTGCCCTTCTGCCGACCAGGCCCTGAGGGCCAGCTTGCTGCCACAGCCCTTCAGAAAG TGCTGTCCCTGAAGCAGCTCCTGTTTCCTGTGGAGGAAGACAACAACGGGGCTGGGCCTCCTCGAAACGGGGATGAGGTGCCAGGTGGCAGCCCTCTGGGCCCAGCGCAGACCCAGGAAATTCAAGAGAACCTGCTCAGCCTGGAAGAGGCCATAAAGCAGCTAGAG GAATTGGAGGAGGAACTGTGCCGCCTGCGacctctcctgtctcagctcgGGGGGAATGCTGTCCCCCAGCCTGGCTGCACCTGA
- the Arhgef1 gene encoding rho guanine nucleotide exchange factor 1 isoform X3 produces the protein MEDVARGVAPGPPRPGLVPVSIIGAEDEDFENELEASSEEQNSQFQSLEQVKRRPAHLMAFLQHVALQFEPGPLLCCLHADMLGSLGPKETKKAFLDFCHSFLDKTAVLRVPAPSSVTFELDRTRPDLLSEDVQRRFMQEVVQNQQATVSRQLEDFRSKRLMGMTPWEQELAQLEAWVGRDRASYEARERHVAERLLTHLEEMQHTISNDEEKSAAVVTAISLYMRHLGVRTKSGDKKSGRNFFRKKMMGNKRSDEPPKTKKGLSSILDAARWNRGEPQAPDFRHLKSEVDAEKLGPTDRKGALGMPSRDRNVGTSGQDTPGVPLQPLSGDSPDREPGVDSPLDLGDPPPQGTVNLEPPAPPESTEEGAETESPEPGDEGEPGRSGLELEPEEPPGWRELVPPDILLNLPKSQVKRQEVISELLVTEAAHVRMLRVLHDLFYQPMADGGFFPLEELQNIFPSLDELIEVHSLFLDRLMKRRQESGYLIEEIGDVLLARFDGAEGSWFQKISSRFCSRQSFALEQLKAKQRKEPRFCTFVQDAESRPRCRRLQLKDMIPTEMQRLTKYPLLLQSIEQNTEEPTEREKVELAAECCREILHHVNQAVRDMEDLLRLKDYQRRLDLSHLRQSSDPMLSEFKNLDITKKKLVHEGPLTWRVTKDKAVEVHVLLLDDLLLLLQRQDERLLLKSHSRTLTPTPDGKTMLRPVLRLTSAMTREVATDHKAFYVIFTWDQEAQIYELVAQTVSERKNWCALITETAGSLKVPAPASRPKPRPSPSSTREPLLSSSENGNCSREMPPADARTEKILSDLLPFCRPGPEGQLAATALQKVLSLKQLLFPVEEDNNGAGPPRNGDEVPGGSPLGPAQTQEIQENLLSLEEAIKQLEELEEELCRLRPLLSQLGGNAVPQPGCT, from the exons ATGGAAGACGTCGCCCGAGGGGTG GCTCCAGGGCCCCCGCGGCCTGGCCTGGTGCCCGTCAGCATCATCGGGGCTGAGGATGAGGATTTCGAGAATGAGCTGGAGGCT AGCTCAGAGGAGCAAAACAGCCAGTTCCAGAGCCTGGAGCAGGTGAAGAGGCGCCCGGCCCACCTCATGGCTTTCCTGCAGCATGTGGCCCTGCAGTTTGAGCCAGGACCTCTG CTCTGCTGCCTGCATGCCGACATGCTGGGCTCCCTGGGCCCCAAGGAGACCAAGAAGGCCTTCCTCGACTTCTGCCACAGCTTCTTGGATAAGACCGCG GTCCTACGGGTGCCAGCCCCTTCCAGCGTCACCTTTGAACTTG ACCGCACACGGCCTGACCTCCTCTCTGAGGATGTCCAGCGGCGGTTCATGCAGGAGGTGGTGCAGAACCAGCAGGCAACCGTGAGCAGGCAGCTGGAGGACTTCCGCTCCAAGCGGCTCATGGGCATGACGCCCTGGGAGCAGGAGCTAGCCCAGCTGGAGGCCTGGGTTGGGCGCGACCGAGCCAGCTACGAGGCCCGTGAGCGGCATGTGGCCGAGCGACTGCTGACCCACCTGGAGGAGATGCA GCACACCATCTCTAACGACGAAGAGAAGAG TGCTGCTGTGGTGACTGCCATCAGCCTGTACATGCGCCACCTTGGGGTGCGGACCAAGAGCGGGGACAAGAAGTCAGGGAGGAACTTCTTCCGGAAAAAG ATGATGGGGAACAAGCGGTCAGATGAGCCTCCTAAGACCAAGAAAGGACTGAGCAGTATCCTGGATGCTGCTCGCTGGAACCGGGGAGAGCCCCAGG CTCCAGATTTTCGACACCTCAAAAGCGAGGTTGATG CTGAAAAGCTAGGTCCTACAGACCGGAAGGGAGCCCTGGGAATGCCTTCTCGGGACCGGAATGTTGGGACTTCTGGACAGGACACCCCTGGAGTCCCTCTGCAACCTTTGTCCGGAGACAGCCCAGACCGGGAACCAG GCGTGGATTCCCCCCTGGACCTGGGGGACCCACCCCCACAGGGCACAGTGAATTTGGAGCCCCCGGCGCCCCCAGAGAGCACAGAGGAGGGTGCTGAGACCGAGAG CCCTGAGCCTGGAGATGAAGGGGAGCCAGGGCGGTCAGGACTAGAGCTGGAACCAGAAGAGCCTCCCGGCTGGCGGGAGCTTGTCCCCCCGGACATCCTCCTCAACCTGCCCAAAAGCCAGGTGAAGCGGCAGGAGGTCATCAGCG AGCTCCTGGTGACAGAGGCAGCCCACGTGCGCATGCTGCGGGTGTTGCATGACCTCTTCTACCAGCCCATGGCCGATGGGGGCTTCTTCCCGCTGGAGGAACTGCAGAACATCTTCCCCAGCCTGGATGAGCTCATCGAGGTGCACT CCCTGTTCCTCGATCGCCTCATGAAACGGAGACAGGAAAGTGGCTACCTCATTGAAGAGATTGGAGACGTGCTGTTGGCCAGG TTTGATGGTGCCGAGGGCTCCTGGTTCCAGAAAATCTCCTCCCGCTTCTGCAGCCGCCAGTCATTTGCTTTAGAGCAGCTCAAGGCCAAACAGCGCAAGGAGCCCCGATTCTGTACCTTCGTGCAG GATGCTGAGAGCCGCCCACGGTGCCGCCGCCTGCAACTGAAGGACATGATCCCCACCGAGATGCAGCGGCTGACCAAGTACCCGCTGCTCCTGCAGAGCATCGAGCAGAACACAG AAGAGCCTACGGAACGGGAGAAAGTGGAGCTGGCAGCCGAGTGCTGCCGGGAGATTCTGCACCATGTCAACCAAGCCGTGCGTGACATGGAGGACTTGCTG AGGCTCAAAGATTACCAGCGCCGCCTGGACTTGTCCCACCTGCGGCAGAGCAGCGACCCCATGCTGAGCGAGTTCAAG AACCTGGACATCACCAAGAAGAAGCTGGTGCACGAGGGTCCATTGACGTGGCGGGTGACCAAGGACAAAGCTGTGG AGGTCCACGTGCTGCTGCTGGACGACCTACTACTACTGCTCCAGCGCCAGGATGAGAGGCTGCTGCTCAAGTCGCACAGCCGGACGCTCACGCCCACGCCTGATGGCAAGACCATGCTGCGGCCTGTGCTGCGGCTCACCTCCGCCATGACCCGCGAGGTGGCCACCG ATCACAAAGCCTTCTACGTCATTTTTACCTGGGACCAAGAGGCCCAAATATATGAGCTGGTGGCACAGACTGTGTCAGAGCGGAAGAA CTGGTGTGCCCTCATTACTGAGACTGCTGGATCCCTGAAGGTCCCCGCCCCTGCCTCCCGCCCTAAACCCCGACCCAGCCCAAGCAG CACCCGGGAACCCCTGCTCAGCAGCTCTGAGAATGGCAACTGCAGCCGAGAGATGCCTCCAGCTGACG CCCGGACTGAGAAAATCCTCAGTGACCTCCTGCCCTTCTGCCGACCAGGCCCTGAGGGCCAGCTTGCTGCCACAGCCCTTCAGAAAG TGCTGTCCCTGAAGCAGCTCCTGTTTCCTGTGGAGGAAGACAACAACGGGGCTGGGCCTCCTCGAAACGGGGATGAGGTGCCAGGTGGCAGCCCTCTGGGCCCAGCGCAGACCCAGGAAATTCAAGAGAACCTGCTCAGCCTGGAAGAGGCCATAAAGCAGCTAGAG GAATTGGAGGAGGAACTGTGCCGCCTGCGacctctcctgtctcagctcgGGGGGAATGCTGTCCCCCAGCCTGGCTGCACCTGA
- the Arhgef1 gene encoding rho guanine nucleotide exchange factor 1 isoform X2, with the protein MEDVARGVAPGPPRPGLVPVSIIGAEDEDFENELEASSEEQNSQFQSLEQVKRRPAHLMAFLQHVALQFEPGPLLCCLHADMLGSLGPKETKKAFLDFCHSFLDKTAVLRVPAPSSVTFELDRTRPDLLSEDVQRRFMQEVVQNQQATVSRQLEDFRSKRLMGMTPWEQELAQLEAWVGRDRASYEARERHVAERLLTHLEEMQHTISNDEEKSAAVVTAISLYMRHLGVRTKSGDKKSGRNFFRKKMMGNKRSDEPPKTKKGLSSILDAARWNRGEPQAPDFRHLKSEVDAEKLGPTDRKGALGMPSRDRNVGTSGQDTPGVPLQPLSGDSPDREPGVDSPLDLGDPPPQGTVNLEPPAPPESTEEGAETERLSGRLGRSESLRVSDRRRPSRGSLGAKGRGGGRSRSDVDMDPSSATAVLGPARRATPEPGDEGEPGRSGLELEPEEPPGWRELVPPDILLNLPKSQVKRQEVISELLVTEAAHVRMLRVLHDLFYQPMADGGFFPLEELQNIFPSLDELIEVHSLFLDRLMKRRQESGYLIEEIGDVLLARFDGAEGSWFQKISSRFCSRQSFALEQLKAKQRKEPRFCTFVQDAESRPRCRRLQLKDMIPTEMQRLTKYPLLLQSIEQNTEEPTEREKVELAAECCREILHHVNQAVRDMEDLLRLKDYQRRLDLSHLRQSSDPMLSEFKNLDITKKKLVHEGPLTWRVTKDKAVEVHVLLLDDLLLLLQRQDERLLLKSHSRTLTPTPDGKTMLRPVLRLTSAMTREVATDHKAFYVIFTWDQEAQIYELVAQTVSERKNWCALITETAGSLKVPAPASRPKPRPSPSSTREPLLSSSENGNCSREMPPADARTEKILSDLLPFCRPGPEGQLAATALQKDSFHVQQLENKSTNLPNLHHRPGWPSPSSS; encoded by the exons ATGGAAGACGTCGCCCGAGGGGTG GCTCCAGGGCCCCCGCGGCCTGGCCTGGTGCCCGTCAGCATCATCGGGGCTGAGGATGAGGATTTCGAGAATGAGCTGGAGGCT AGCTCAGAGGAGCAAAACAGCCAGTTCCAGAGCCTGGAGCAGGTGAAGAGGCGCCCGGCCCACCTCATGGCTTTCCTGCAGCATGTGGCCCTGCAGTTTGAGCCAGGACCTCTG CTCTGCTGCCTGCATGCCGACATGCTGGGCTCCCTGGGCCCCAAGGAGACCAAGAAGGCCTTCCTCGACTTCTGCCACAGCTTCTTGGATAAGACCGCG GTCCTACGGGTGCCAGCCCCTTCCAGCGTCACCTTTGAACTTG ACCGCACACGGCCTGACCTCCTCTCTGAGGATGTCCAGCGGCGGTTCATGCAGGAGGTGGTGCAGAACCAGCAGGCAACCGTGAGCAGGCAGCTGGAGGACTTCCGCTCCAAGCGGCTCATGGGCATGACGCCCTGGGAGCAGGAGCTAGCCCAGCTGGAGGCCTGGGTTGGGCGCGACCGAGCCAGCTACGAGGCCCGTGAGCGGCATGTGGCCGAGCGACTGCTGACCCACCTGGAGGAGATGCA GCACACCATCTCTAACGACGAAGAGAAGAG TGCTGCTGTGGTGACTGCCATCAGCCTGTACATGCGCCACCTTGGGGTGCGGACCAAGAGCGGGGACAAGAAGTCAGGGAGGAACTTCTTCCGGAAAAAG ATGATGGGGAACAAGCGGTCAGATGAGCCTCCTAAGACCAAGAAAGGACTGAGCAGTATCCTGGATGCTGCTCGCTGGAACCGGGGAGAGCCCCAGG CTCCAGATTTTCGACACCTCAAAAGCGAGGTTGATG CTGAAAAGCTAGGTCCTACAGACCGGAAGGGAGCCCTGGGAATGCCTTCTCGGGACCGGAATGTTGGGACTTCTGGACAGGACACCCCTGGAGTCCCTCTGCAACCTTTGTCCGGAGACAGCCCAGACCGGGAACCAG GCGTGGATTCCCCCCTGGACCTGGGGGACCCACCCCCACAGGGCACAGTGAATTTGGAGCCCCCGGCGCCCCCAGAGAGCACAGAGGAGGGTGCTGAGACCGAGAG GCTGTCAGGGCGTCTGGGGCGCTCAGAGAGCCTGCGGGTGAGCGACCGCCGCCGGCCTTCCCGGGGCAGCCTCGGGGCTAAGGGCCGGGGTGGGGGCCGCTCCCGGAGCGACGTGGACATGGACCCCAGCTCCGCCACGGCCGTACTTGGCCCTGCCCGACGAGCCAC CCCTGAGCCTGGAGATGAAGGGGAGCCAGGGCGGTCAGGACTAGAGCTGGAACCAGAAGAGCCTCCCGGCTGGCGGGAGCTTGTCCCCCCGGACATCCTCCTCAACCTGCCCAAAAGCCAGGTGAAGCGGCAGGAGGTCATCAGCG AGCTCCTGGTGACAGAGGCAGCCCACGTGCGCATGCTGCGGGTGTTGCATGACCTCTTCTACCAGCCCATGGCCGATGGGGGCTTCTTCCCGCTGGAGGAACTGCAGAACATCTTCCCCAGCCTGGATGAGCTCATCGAGGTGCACT CCCTGTTCCTCGATCGCCTCATGAAACGGAGACAGGAAAGTGGCTACCTCATTGAAGAGATTGGAGACGTGCTGTTGGCCAGG TTTGATGGTGCCGAGGGCTCCTGGTTCCAGAAAATCTCCTCCCGCTTCTGCAGCCGCCAGTCATTTGCTTTAGAGCAGCTCAAGGCCAAACAGCGCAAGGAGCCCCGATTCTGTACCTTCGTGCAG GATGCTGAGAGCCGCCCACGGTGCCGCCGCCTGCAACTGAAGGACATGATCCCCACCGAGATGCAGCGGCTGACCAAGTACCCGCTGCTCCTGCAGAGCATCGAGCAGAACACAG AAGAGCCTACGGAACGGGAGAAAGTGGAGCTGGCAGCCGAGTGCTGCCGGGAGATTCTGCACCATGTCAACCAAGCCGTGCGTGACATGGAGGACTTGCTG AGGCTCAAAGATTACCAGCGCCGCCTGGACTTGTCCCACCTGCGGCAGAGCAGCGACCCCATGCTGAGCGAGTTCAAG AACCTGGACATCACCAAGAAGAAGCTGGTGCACGAGGGTCCATTGACGTGGCGGGTGACCAAGGACAAAGCTGTGG AGGTCCACGTGCTGCTGCTGGACGACCTACTACTACTGCTCCAGCGCCAGGATGAGAGGCTGCTGCTCAAGTCGCACAGCCGGACGCTCACGCCCACGCCTGATGGCAAGACCATGCTGCGGCCTGTGCTGCGGCTCACCTCCGCCATGACCCGCGAGGTGGCCACCG ATCACAAAGCCTTCTACGTCATTTTTACCTGGGACCAAGAGGCCCAAATATATGAGCTGGTGGCACAGACTGTGTCAGAGCGGAAGAA CTGGTGTGCCCTCATTACTGAGACTGCTGGATCCCTGAAGGTCCCCGCCCCTGCCTCCCGCCCTAAACCCCGACCCAGCCCAAGCAG CACCCGGGAACCCCTGCTCAGCAGCTCTGAGAATGGCAACTGCAGCCGAGAGATGCCTCCAGCTGACG CCCGGACTGAGAAAATCCTCAGTGACCTCCTGCCCTTCTGCCGACCAGGCCCTGAGGGCCAGCTTGCTGCCACAGCCCTTCAGAAAG ATTCCTTCCATGTCCAGCAGCTAGAAAACAAAAGCACCAACCTACCCAACCTGCACCACCGTCCTGGGTGGCCGAGTCCCTCGTCCTCCTGA